A portion of the Streptomyces erythrochromogenes genome contains these proteins:
- a CDS encoding ABC transporter ATP-binding protein: MTTTTDTTTKTKTTVLEAKGVTMRFGGLTAVKGVDLQVNAGEIVGLIGPNGAGKTTFFNCLTGLYVPTEGSVSYKGKVLPPKPHRVTEAGIARTFQNIRLFHNMTVMENVLVGRHTRTKEGLWSALLRGPGFKKAEAASEARAMELLEFIGLEHKADHLAKNLPYGEQRKLEIARALASDPGLILLDEPTAGMNPQETRAAEELIFAIRDMGIAVLVIEHDMRFIFNLCDRVACLVQGEKLIEGTASEVQGDERVIAAYLGTPFEGEPGAEEVAEVEAAEAHAEAEADAEPEAEADAEPEAEADAETEAADEDEAPAAESDDAPAADADADADSTTSTTSTEGEAK, from the coding sequence ATGACGACCACCACGGACACCACCACCAAGACCAAGACCACGGTTCTCGAAGCCAAGGGCGTCACCATGCGCTTCGGCGGCCTCACCGCCGTCAAGGGCGTCGACCTCCAGGTCAACGCGGGCGAGATCGTCGGACTCATCGGCCCCAACGGCGCCGGCAAGACCACCTTCTTCAACTGCCTCACCGGGCTGTACGTCCCCACCGAGGGCTCCGTCAGCTACAAGGGCAAGGTCCTCCCGCCCAAGCCCCACCGGGTCACCGAGGCCGGCATCGCCCGTACCTTCCAGAACATCCGGCTCTTCCACAACATGACGGTGATGGAGAACGTCCTCGTCGGACGCCACACCCGCACGAAGGAAGGCCTCTGGTCCGCCCTGCTGCGCGGCCCCGGCTTCAAGAAGGCCGAAGCCGCCAGCGAGGCACGCGCCATGGAACTCCTCGAGTTCATCGGCCTGGAGCACAAGGCCGACCACCTCGCGAAGAACCTCCCCTACGGCGAGCAGCGCAAGCTGGAGATCGCCCGCGCCCTTGCCAGCGACCCCGGCCTCATCCTCCTGGACGAGCCCACCGCCGGCATGAACCCGCAGGAGACCCGCGCCGCCGAAGAGCTCATCTTCGCGATCCGGGACATGGGCATCGCCGTACTCGTCATCGAGCACGACATGCGCTTCATCTTCAACCTGTGCGACCGCGTCGCCTGTCTGGTCCAGGGCGAGAAGCTCATCGAAGGCACCGCCTCCGAGGTCCAGGGCGACGAGCGCGTCATCGCGGCCTACCTCGGCACCCCCTTCGAGGGCGAGCCCGGTGCCGAGGAAGTCGCCGAGGTCGAGGCGGCCGAGGCCCACGCCGAGGCTGAGGCCGACGCCGAGCCCGAGGCTGAGGCCGACGCCGAGCCCGAGGCTGAGGCCGACGCGGAGACCGAGGCTGCGGACGAGGACGAGGCCCCCGCGGCCGAGTCGGACGACGCACCCGCCGCGGACGCGGACGCCGATGCGGACAGCACCACCAGCACCACCAGCACGGAAGGAGAGGCCAAGTGA